The Streptomyces sp. NBC_01591 genome window below encodes:
- a CDS encoding ABC transporter permease has protein sequence MKSRFALGVVVGVPLALALLGPLFTGGPGPRAASFTLGGGHWLGTDFVGRDVWRQVLLGGRSVVVVALAATTLAYLVAVPIGLAGALTHRAWLEELAMRPLDVLLAVPSLLMILLVSAVFTPGAVGLAMLVALVNIPDAARIVRAAAAEAASRPAVEALRMQGETWWRTAVGYVGRSLTRTLAADAGVRLTGVLYLVATAAFLGVGVEPDAADWAVMVDRNRTGLYVQPWAVVVPALLIVGLTMGTNLLVDAQLEKRKRK, from the coding sequence ATGAAGTCCCGTTTCGCACTCGGCGTCGTCGTCGGCGTTCCTCTCGCCCTGGCCCTCCTCGGACCGCTGTTCACGGGCGGCCCGGGGCCCCGGGCCGCTTCGTTCACGCTCGGCGGCGGACACTGGCTCGGGACCGACTTCGTCGGCCGGGACGTCTGGCGCCAGGTGCTGCTCGGGGGACGTTCCGTGGTGGTCGTGGCGCTGGCCGCGACCACCCTGGCCTACCTCGTGGCGGTCCCCATCGGCCTCGCCGGCGCGCTCACCCACCGCGCCTGGCTGGAAGAGCTTGCCATGCGGCCGCTGGATGTGCTGCTCGCCGTGCCGTCACTGCTGATGATCCTGCTCGTCTCCGCCGTCTTCACGCCCGGTGCCGTCGGTCTCGCCATGCTGGTGGCGCTCGTCAACATCCCCGACGCCGCCCGGATCGTACGGGCCGCGGCGGCCGAGGCCGCATCGCGTCCGGCGGTCGAAGCACTGCGGATGCAGGGCGAGACGTGGTGGCGCACGGCCGTCGGCTACGTCGGCCGGTCCCTCACGCGTACGCTCGCCGCCGACGCCGGCGTACGGCTGACCGGTGTGCTGTACCTCGTCGCCACCGCGGCGTTTCTCGGCGTCGGCGTCGAGCCGGACGCGGCCGACTGGGCGGTGATGGTGGACCGAAACCGCACCGGACTGTACGTCCAGCCCTGGGCCGTGGTCGTGCCCGCGCTGCTCATCGTCGGCCTCACCATGGGGACCAATCTGCTCGTCGACGCCCAACTGGAGAAGAGGAAGCGGAAGTGA
- a CDS encoding ABC transporter ATP-binding protein has protein sequence MNADNAVNAVAEIENLRVEVGGRAIVDGVDLRVLPSTITALVGASGSGKTTTGLALLGEYPAGARVTGSVRVPDGLVGYIPQHPSAVLNPARRINALLSDIARTQIRHLPRQGRRAAIRKRVLRALSLAQIPDAEAMLGRYPHQLSGGQQQRVVLAQALLLGARVVVADEPTTGQDALTKRNIVDQLAAVAQEGIAVVLLSHDLDVVRALADEVLVMRDGHVVESAPAERLWLTPRHPWTAELLASGTTTGPIEPASEGDTVLQTGPLTAHHGRTAVLRTPGLTLRTGECLAVVGRSGSGKTTLARCLAGLHRNHDGEIRLNGTPLPRSLRDRTREQLAAVQYVFQDARAAFDEHRQVLHQVARTAVRLRGTVEEDALAEALTTLVGLGLTEDLVHRRPGRLSGGELQRAALARALLARPRVLICDEITSGLDTVTRQSILDTLTGLVYGRGDLSLMLVTHDLTTAALATRIAVLEAGHLVEEGPAQQLLTTPQHPSSVRLLETAGARIDP, from the coding sequence GTGAACGCCGACAACGCCGTGAACGCGGTCGCGGAGATCGAGAACCTGCGCGTGGAGGTCGGCGGCCGGGCCATCGTCGACGGCGTCGATCTGCGGGTGCTCCCCAGCACGATCACCGCCCTCGTAGGCGCGTCCGGCAGCGGCAAGACAACCACAGGCCTCGCCCTGCTCGGGGAGTACCCTGCCGGCGCACGCGTGACCGGCAGCGTACGAGTACCCGACGGCCTGGTCGGATACATCCCGCAGCACCCGAGCGCCGTCCTCAATCCCGCCCGCCGCATCAATGCCCTGCTTTCCGACATCGCCCGCACGCAGATACGGCACCTGCCACGGCAAGGCCGCCGAGCCGCTATCCGCAAGCGCGTCCTGCGCGCCCTGTCACTGGCCCAGATACCCGACGCCGAGGCGATGCTGGGCCGCTACCCCCACCAGTTGTCGGGCGGCCAACAGCAGCGCGTCGTCCTCGCACAGGCACTACTGCTCGGAGCCAGGGTGGTGGTGGCCGACGAGCCGACCACCGGCCAGGACGCGCTGACGAAACGAAACATCGTCGACCAGCTCGCCGCCGTGGCCCAGGAAGGAATCGCCGTCGTCCTGCTCAGCCATGACCTCGATGTCGTACGCGCACTTGCCGACGAGGTTCTGGTCATGCGTGACGGGCACGTGGTCGAGTCCGCGCCGGCCGAGCGCCTGTGGCTCACCCCACGGCACCCCTGGACAGCCGAACTCCTGGCATCCGGAACCACCACCGGACCCATCGAACCAGCATCCGAAGGAGACACGGTCCTCCAGACCGGGCCCCTCACCGCCCACCACGGCCGAACGGCAGTACTCCGCACGCCCGGGCTCACCCTACGCACCGGCGAATGCCTGGCCGTTGTCGGCCGCTCGGGCAGCGGAAAGACCACCCTCGCCCGCTGCCTGGCCGGCCTGCACCGGAACCACGACGGCGAGATCCGTCTCAACGGCACCCCGCTTCCGCGCAGCCTCAGGGACCGCACGCGCGAGCAGCTCGCCGCGGTCCAGTACGTCTTCCAGGACGCCAGGGCGGCGTTCGACGAACACCGCCAGGTCCTCCACCAGGTAGCCCGAACGGCGGTGCGGCTGCGCGGGACGGTCGAGGAGGATGCCCTGGCCGAAGCACTCACCACTCTCGTCGGCCTCGGCCTGACCGAGGACCTCGTACACCGTCGCCCTGGCCGACTGTCCGGCGGCGAACTCCAGCGCGCCGCGCTGGCCCGCGCCCTGCTGGCCCGGCCACGCGTGCTGATCTGCGACGAGATCACCTCAGGCCTCGACACCGTCACCCGGCAGAGCATCCTCGACACGCTCACCGGACTCGTGTATGGCCGAGGCGACCTGTCTCTGATGCTGGTCACGCACGACCTCACCACAGCTGCCCTGGCCACCCGTATCGCCGTCCTGGAGGCCGGCCACCTCGTCGAAGAGGGACCGGCACAGCAGCTCCTCACCACGCCGCAGCACCCGTCCAGCGTGCGGCTGTTGGAGACCGCCGGGGCCAGGATCGATCCATGA
- a CDS encoding integrase core domain-containing protein, which translates to MLLRLAYLSMANAFAMLRLLPMSDRDKDVEILALRHQLSVLERQLGKEKVRFSPSDRAFLAALLHRLPRDVLRRLRLLVRPDTVLRWHRDLVARRHAAESKPKRPGRPRTVRSIRALVLRLARENPTWGYRRLHGELLVLGVTVAPSTVWEILREAGIDPSPQRSSSTWAGFLRSQADALLACDFFETVTLSGARMYVLAVIEHGSRRIRILGATAHPTAAWVAQAAKNLVMDLEDARCRARFLIRDRDGKFPALFDAILADAGIEVVLSGVRMPRTNSIMERWVQTCRRELLDRTLIWNQRHLLHALRAFEQFYNSHRPHQGIANARPLYPLPTPITDPDEIARLDIHRCDRLGGILHEYRHAA; encoded by the coding sequence GTGCTGCTGCGACTGGCCTACTTGAGCATGGCGAACGCGTTCGCCATGCTGCGCCTGCTACCGATGAGCGATCGGGACAAGGACGTGGAGATCCTCGCCCTGCGCCACCAACTGTCGGTGCTGGAGCGCCAACTCGGTAAGGAGAAGGTGCGGTTCAGCCCGAGCGACCGGGCGTTCCTGGCGGCGCTGCTGCACCGGCTGCCGCGGGACGTGCTGCGCAGGCTGCGGCTGCTGGTCCGGCCGGACACGGTGCTACGTTGGCACCGCGACCTGGTCGCCCGCCGCCACGCCGCCGAGTCCAAGCCGAAGCGCCCGGGTCGGCCCCGCACCGTGCGCTCCATCCGTGCCCTGGTGCTGCGCCTGGCACGGGAAAATCCCACGTGGGGCTACCGGCGCCTCCACGGCGAGCTGCTGGTGCTGGGCGTGACGGTGGCCCCCTCCACGGTCTGGGAGATCCTGCGGGAGGCCGGGATCGATCCGTCACCCCAACGGAGCTCAAGTACGTGGGCGGGCTTCCTGCGCTCGCAGGCCGACGCCCTGCTGGCGTGCGATTTCTTCGAGACGGTCACCTTGTCCGGGGCACGGATGTACGTGCTCGCAGTGATCGAGCACGGCAGTCGGCGGATCCGGATTCTGGGCGCCACGGCACACCCGACCGCCGCCTGGGTGGCGCAGGCCGCGAAGAATCTCGTCATGGACCTGGAGGACGCACGCTGCCGGGCGCGGTTCTTGATCCGGGACCGGGACGGGAAGTTCCCCGCCTTGTTCGACGCGATCCTCGCCGATGCGGGCATCGAGGTTGTGCTCAGCGGCGTCCGGATGCCGAGAACGAACTCGATTATGGAGAGGTGGGTGCAGACCTGCCGGCGCGAGCTGCTGGACCGCACGTTGATCTGGAATCAGCGGCATCTGCTCCACGCCTTGCGCGCGTTCGAACAGTTCTACAACTCCCATCGGCCGCATCAGGGCATCGCGAATGCCCGCCCGCTGTATCCATTGCCCACGCCGATCACTGATCCGGACGAGATCGCCCGCCTCGACATACACCGCTGCGATCGCCTCGGCGGCATTCTCCACGAGTACCGACATGCCGCATGA
- a CDS encoding SMI1/KNR4 family protein, producing the protein MPQQILPPSESWRLIDAWLATHVASDFALLNPPATPDEIRNAERILGARLPDDLAESLQCHNGVSAWTTILPEQSPLAVSGIVDHWQTCMDVAAENEGLTPRPWEEEPWWHRLWVPWAESADGAAQVIDQRPGPDTGRLGWAGHSGGGDFTESWPDLASLLHAVAQALHEGGDVRGLHPYLTTQGGIWWDEEGCGELNGHPLRSAPIGLP; encoded by the coding sequence ATGCCACAGCAGATCTTGCCCCCGTCGGAGTCCTGGCGCCTGATCGACGCCTGGCTGGCCACTCACGTGGCCTCCGATTTCGCACTCCTCAATCCGCCAGCGACACCGGACGAGATCCGAAATGCGGAACGGATCCTCGGCGCCCGACTGCCCGATGATCTCGCTGAATCTCTGCAATGCCACAACGGCGTGAGCGCCTGGACAACCATCCTGCCGGAGCAGTCCCCGCTCGCAGTGAGCGGCATCGTGGACCATTGGCAGACCTGCATGGACGTCGCGGCGGAGAACGAGGGCCTGACCCCTCGCCCCTGGGAAGAGGAGCCTTGGTGGCACCGCCTCTGGGTTCCCTGGGCTGAGAGCGCCGATGGCGCGGCACAGGTCATCGACCAACGTCCTGGTCCTGACACGGGGCGTCTCGGCTGGGCGGGCCACAGCGGTGGCGGTGACTTCACCGAATCCTGGCCCGATCTGGCGAGCCTTCTCCACGCGGTCGCGCAAGCACTTCATGAAGGTGGAGACGTCCGCGGACTACACCCCTACCTCACCACGCAAGGTGGGATCTGGTGGGACGAAGAGGGCTGCGGCGAGCTGAACGGTCACCCGCTGAGGTCCGCACCGATCGGGCTGCCCTAA
- a CDS encoding IS630 family transposase has translation MSHRGPRAVEVVLSAEERAELLRWAGGGVPARVAERARIILACADGASSTAVAADCGVSVETVRKWRSRFVARRLAGLVDEPRPGRRKPDLVLSEAERAELTRWARRAKTAQFLALRAKIVLRCAEGGTNKEVAAELGIAHATVNRWRSRFITLRLDGLTDEPRPGRPPSVLLDQVEDVLVATLESVPGKDTHWSRASMAKHSGLSKSTVGRIWKKFDLKPHLQDSFRLSTDPQFVAKVVDVVGLYHQPPEKAVVLCVDGKSQIQALDRSQPVLPMMPGMPERRTHDYYRHGITSLFAAFNIADGTVISELHRRHRAIEFKKFLIRIDKAVPTGPDVHLVCDNYATHNTAEIKTWLGKHPRFHVHFTPTGSSWMNQVERWFGLLTDKLIRRGVHTSVTALEKDITAWIDTWNENPKPFTWTKTADEILKSLADYLTKISPPSTENQRQT, from the coding sequence ATGTCGCATCGAGGCCCTCGTGCTGTCGAAGTCGTGCTGTCCGCTGAGGAGCGTGCGGAGTTGCTGCGCTGGGCGGGTGGCGGGGTGCCGGCCCGTGTGGCGGAGCGGGCGCGGATCATCCTGGCCTGTGCGGACGGGGCGTCAAGTACCGCTGTGGCGGCGGACTGTGGGGTGTCCGTGGAGACGGTGCGCAAGTGGCGTTCGCGGTTCGTGGCCCGGCGGCTGGCGGGCTTGGTGGATGAGCCGCGGCCGGGCCGGCGCAAGCCGGACCTGGTGCTCAGCGAAGCCGAGCGTGCGGAGCTGACGCGCTGGGCGCGGCGGGCGAAGACCGCGCAGTTCCTGGCACTGCGCGCGAAGATCGTGCTGCGGTGTGCGGAGGGCGGGACGAACAAGGAGGTCGCGGCCGAACTCGGCATCGCCCACGCGACGGTGAACCGCTGGCGCTCCAGGTTCATCACCCTGCGTCTGGACGGACTGACGGACGAGCCCCGCCCCGGCAGGCCGCCCTCGGTCCTGCTCGACCAGGTCGAGGACGTACTCGTGGCGACTCTGGAGTCCGTCCCGGGCAAGGACACGCACTGGTCGCGTGCCTCGATGGCGAAGCACAGCGGGCTGTCGAAATCGACCGTCGGGCGGATCTGGAAGAAGTTCGACCTCAAGCCCCACCTGCAGGACTCCTTCAGACTGTCCACCGACCCGCAGTTCGTCGCCAAGGTCGTCGACGTCGTCGGCCTCTACCACCAGCCGCCGGAGAAGGCGGTGGTTCTCTGCGTCGATGGAAAGAGCCAGATCCAGGCACTGGACCGCTCGCAGCCGGTACTGCCGATGATGCCGGGCATGCCCGAACGCCGGACCCACGACTACTACCGGCACGGGATCACCAGCCTGTTCGCCGCCTTCAACATCGCCGACGGCACCGTCATATCGGAACTGCACCGCCGCCACCGCGCCATCGAGTTCAAGAAGTTCCTGATCCGGATCGACAAGGCCGTGCCCACCGGACCCGACGTCCACCTGGTCTGTGACAACTACGCCACCCACAACACCGCCGAGATCAAGACGTGGCTGGGAAAACACCCCCGCTTCCACGTCCACTTCACCCCGACCGGCTCTTCCTGGATGAACCAGGTCGAGCGGTGGTTCGGCCTGCTGACCGACAAACTCATCCGCCGCGGCGTCCACACCTCCGTGACAGCCCTGGAGAAGGACATCACCGCCTGGATCGACACCTGGAACGAGAACCCGAAGCCGTTCACCTGGACCAAGACCGCCGACGAGATCCTCAAGTCCCTCGCCGACTACCTCACCAAAATCAGCCCACCCAGCACCGAAAACCAGCGGCAGACTTAA